The nucleotide window TGTGTAATAAGGTGaagattttgatttaatttttaatagAGAACAGCAATCacacattataaaatatatataaaaaactatattttaaataaacgtTGTCAGGTGAATGCTGCATAGATAACCTGATAGGCTTCATACAGTGTTTAACGAAATATAAATCCGTTCAATATTAACGGCCTCCTAATTAAACAATAGACATATGAGTATAAAATGAGCTGCGTTATATTGCCAAATGCTTAATTTGTTTGGAATTAATTCAGTTAAACAGCTGACTagtttttgtgtgattttgtctTTCTTGAGAAGTCTATTAAATTTGGTCCCGTGTCAATTAGGCCTACAATcataaaattccatttttttctgtcagttgaTCATGGGATGGTAAACTTGTGGCAGATTAATCTGTTCTTCTCAAATCTAATGAAAATTTGCAGTTCTTTTCATGAATTACATATGCCACATTAGGTTAATAATCCGGGTAATTATAACactattattgtcattttgtattAGActatcattatttaaaatatataccaCTTTTTAGCAAAAATGATTTGAACATACATTTTGcgtttattttaatatgtataattAAACATAGAGGCTAGcagtcaacaaaacaaaacatttatcgCATGAGAGACATTCGTGATAAAATATGCCAGAATTCAATGCATTTCTGAATATGATATAGATATTTACTTAAAAGCAGTAGGatcagatattttaaaaaataagaagagGAATGGACTACCTTGTTATTTgtagaaacattaaaaaatctgGTAAATCTGCCAAGCGGATTTTGTGTTTAATCTCAGTAATGTGTGATCTTCATTCTCTTATCTAATGTTTGACAAGATAATCTCACCTTCACTTGGCTCTCTGTCATCCCCAACGAGTAGGCCAGCCGCGCTCTCTCGGGCCCTGCTAAATATTTCGTTTGCTCAAAAGTCTTTTCCAGGGCAAAAATCTGCTGTCCGGAAAATGTAGGTCTCGTATGCTTCCTCTTTCCGTCTTTGTCGAGCAAAACCGAACTCTGGTCTGAAAAGAAGACAACGTTTGTTAACCTGCTCAACTCAGCGTTTAATGACAACAACATTTTAGCATGGTTTTAATATTGTCCATGCTTGGGCAAAACTTAACACAAAGTGGCTAGTTATTAGCCTGCATATTTTGTAGACTATAGAGTAATGACTAACGACAGTGCCCTGTTTTTACCGTTGCTGGACAGGTAATATCTCTGTTTTGTATGATTTACACTAATGTGCAATTAGTGCgtctattttatttttcagcataaCACTGCAATGCTTCCAAATCACTACATTCAGATTCCAACATCTGGAACATTTATGGAGCTGTGACATTTATAAGATGATGTCTGGACTCCGTAATTTCGCATATATAAGAACATAATGATATAAGTTCATTAAAACGAGCATAACAATAAGCAGTAAATGCCTGGGTTATATGTCAACAAATTAAGAAACgtataaatttaaatgaacaactTACGGGGCGAGCAAGCGAACCTGGCATCCCTCCAATGTGGGCTTTGCATGACTCCGGGCCAAAATATAGGGGTCCTGCCTGGGAGGTCTGTGAGTGGCTTTGGGTAGCGAGCCACTGCCACTGCCGCTGCGGCGCTGGGGCTGAAATAGAGCCCGGGGGGAGGCGGGGGACTCAGGCTACTGAAGCGGGGCAGTCCTGACAAGATTCCAGCAGACGAGGACGCGGCCACGGCCGCCGCAGCCCCCGAGGCGACGATTGACGGGCGACTGAGGATGTCGTTTATTCCGTGGGGGGTAGCGGCGGAGCACTGGTGGGGCGATCCGAGAGAAGATAGTCCGGCCGAGGGTTTTATCCCCGGGGAAGAGACAGGGATTCCACCGGGATTCGGGGAGGTTGCAGACGGGGAGGTAGAAGAGGCTGGTCCGGTAGAGGATAAGGGATACGCTGGGTACAGAGGGGTCTTCATTTCGGTCATGCTGTGCAGAGCGGCTAAAGGCGGGGTGCTGAGGAGGAACGCACTCTGACGGGACCCGTCCATCTGCCCCACCGCTAACATAACCGAAAAAAATGAAGCTGGAGACTAGATTAAACAATATCCGCAACACTCTAACGGCTTCCCAATGATTTAACAGCAGACTATTTTCCTTAAACTACCCTTGCAATAAACCTTAAACTGAGCGCATAACCTAAACGTCAATGTCCGGAGTCTCCTTTAAAAGATAGAAAACAAATAAGGATTTTCTTTCTTACAGCACCTTCATATTAAGATATTGGCTCTTTACTTCTGTTCTAAATTCCAAATTTATTAGCACCGAAGCGTTATACCCATCTCTAAAGGCAAAGAAATCCAGTCTCTTCCTTTCTTCAGTCTTGCGAATCTTGAGGAGGAAGCATACTAGTAAAGTGAATTTCCAGAGTCTTCGCTTGATATTACTGACTACTTCAAATGTGCAGACGGTATTGTTTAACGCTTAAAATCTATAAATAAAAGGACACCCTTTCTTGACGACGCACATGAAGCTCTCGGagataataaaacattttcatcactTTCTACTGTCTTTTGCCGCAAAAGTCAAAACTTTCAGAATGTCACTCAGAAAGTGGAGGgggtgtttctgtttctattGGGTAAACATCGTGATGACGTCGACAACGTGTCTGCAGCAAGCGCCAACTGAATTTAGGAGGGTGTTCTTATTGGCTCTCCATCAGTGCTTTAATTTGCACATTAAAAGAGTTGCCATTCGACCGGctattaaatacaaaaaagtacaaaatcaATCTAGTCAATTTGAgatctatttttttaaataaaggaacaTCTGCAAGCGTTCTGAAGTGAAAAAGACCATCTAGAATGTTCCTCATTCATTTAACCAGGCTAGCTATTAATTCTACGGTGCTGTTCAGAGATCCATAAGCCTATAGTCAGAGATAGGTCATGAACTTATTGTCTATTGAAGGAGCGCAAATAATGACATGTTCGATTATGATTCCAACGTACGGATACTCTCTGCAAAAAACGGGATTCTGTAAAATAATTGCTTTGCTAACAAAGAGGGAGCATGAATATTGACAATTGATAACTGATTTATGAAGCGCTTCTATTGAATTTGCATTGTAGCCTATCTTTGATACCGATGTCTTTTAAatcaagtattttaaaatagcaACGTTTAATAAACTTCGCTGGGTTTTAAAACGTTTAAGTCAGAATCGTATTCAGTGAGTATGAGTTCACTTAGGCTATcaatgcattttctgtgcaaaattTTAAGAGCTTTTTGCTGTGTTGCGTTACTGACAGACTATGCAGTCGGCTGCTCTTCATTTCCTTTGGTAgtgtattaatttaaatatatgtgcGAATATTTAAGGCTAAGGtgttcacagaaacattttagGTCTTTTTCACTGGGTGAAAAGGGGGAAATTTTATGACTTATCGTGggcatttattttgatttcttcTACTGGACAACGCTTTTCTGTAATGTGTTATAGCAGTTATTTTCTTCTGATTAGAATACTTCAGTGTTGGCTATTTCAAACGTAGCCTCCTTTCAAGCGTTTAATATTTCATCTGTTGAGTTCGATTACAAAAAGCGACCTTGCATGTACCCTGTGAATTTTGTGAGTAGCCTACTAACAGCCTATACCTACTTATTttaagtattattattgtttttttttttataatattccTGTCTGAAATAGGCAAAAGCCAAACCAGGCTACAGATAATACGTCAAGCAAATCTTAAAGTCATAGCGAAAACTCAAAATTTTTACTTTAAAGTAAGTTTCATTTTcgttttaaacattttgacaaATCGGCTAATAAACCGCGGTATTGATTTTAACTTATCTTTATTGGCTTTTGGCTTATGGCGCTTCCTCGAGCAGCgagttaataataattattttctgtggTAAGATCGCCAGTGATTCAACAATATGttgaaatctgttttatttattcgttTGGAAATGCAACTTTTACTGCAATCTCTGTTTTAGTTTAAGTTAAATTTTTagtttggttaaaaaaaagtttatcaTGTGCATCGAAAAAGTAACATATCACCACCACAAATACTAGGACAAAATCACTTTTACTTGTAATTATTCGGGTAATAACGACAATAAGAATAAGAGAAACTACCttgttatattatttttcttcaacAGTAGTGAGCAGGTTCGAAAAGGCGGAACTCGGTCGTTTGCGTTGTATAGTTCCATATTGTACACTGACGCCACCCCGTgtaaaaaaggggaaaacacattttcagttgaCAAGGGGACCAAATCTGGTCGGACGGAAAcactcatccattcattcattactgCAACAGCAGCATGGCAGCTGGAGGGgggtatgtgtttgtatttcactcttaaattaaagtgatttatacatttcatataaaaatactCAGTGAGATGCATGAATACGAGCCTACAAAGTACGCATCTAGTCATACTATTTAAGACAACTGGTCCTACAGCACCGCACACATCTCACTGTCTGCTAGTATAATTTCCAGGTAAAAAAAGACAGGATTAATTTCTTCTGTTGATCTGCCTTCAATTCAAAAGTATATGCCTAAATGTGCATTTTAGGTTTTGaccctttaaaatattacattcatacTTACATTATCCGTGCTTTTCATACAATTAATTATTAGCAATGTTGACACTGGGTCAGTATTCATCAGTATTCTCCACTGATTTGTGTTTTCAGGAAGTCATCACCtcattttgtttaaacagaCACGTACATATTTTATCTCTTTAAGaataagcaaatgaaatgcaaacacataaaATCGAATTTCCAAAAGTGGCTCCTAGTGTAAGGAGTGGTAATAACAATGTTTTACCAATAGAGTTCAAAAGGACAGCAAAGCCACTGAACAGTGCCTATTGGGTCCGTCTTTATTTTTGCCATTCATTATGAGAAAATACCACTTCTGTAAGAAATGACAAATCATACATGACAGTCTGGGGTGCTGGAGATAATTTTGCAAACCTTCTAGCTCAATCTGACTTTTAACAAGCTTCCCagattatttaattttttttactatggTTACTAATACACTTGACTGTGACTTTTCTTAGGCTTATCTGAGACTGAGTTCAGTGAGCGATAGGTATGATCATTCCACTGTACATGGGAGACACCTAGTGGGAAGGACGGGAATTAATTCTTAAGATTGTATAGTTGTTGGGAAGAAACGTCTGGGTTTGGAAACCTCCAGACAGCTGGAGTGGCTCTCTCAGTGATGTCCCATTCAGGATTTGAACATGCAACCCTCTGGCTACAAATCCAGATCCTTGATCAAATTTGTTACTAGTGTTACATCACAACATTATATAGATTACATACTATGGTACATCCAAATTTGTGGAAGTTTGGTCTAAATAAACAATCTGACAGTAACTTAAAAGCAGCCTTGGAAATTGAATTTACTTATTCTGCCATGACTGCTTTACACACTGATCAACTCTTTTGGTGCTGAAAATTCCAGTTAAAAGCACTCACAATAGTGCAGGCTAAAATTCTGTTTCAGTGTCATTTATTTGATAATGAAATCTGTTAGCATATGGGGGTTATTATATTAACACTTTGGCAAAGCCCTAGCCATAACCTGACCAACTTAAGACATCTGATGGCATGGGTAAAAGAGCAGAATGTGCATGTTATGTTCATGAACATATAATGATGGCCCACCACTGAAACACTTCAGACTTCCCACAGCATACTAACTGCCTCTCCAAAGGAAATCTTATTTTCTTCAAGCCTAGTTGAAGGATACAGTTATATCACTGTACAGATAGCATTCATCAGCCTTAAAAGCATTTTGAACCATCTGCATGGTGCAAATTCAATTTAACATGCATCAAGAGCTTTGTGCCCTCCCAATGACCCACTTGTCCCCTTCACCCTACTTATATCCCTCTGCAAAGCCAATCAGAAAAAATAGACTTTGTTTCAAGTGCCTTAAATAGTGAATTCCAGAAGGATAATTGAAATGCCCAGTCAAAACATTACTTAAGATGCGGACTGCTGCTATGAACTTCCCAAAGCTGCAATATGGTGCTCCTGGTAATGGACTTGTGAGGTGGTCATTAAAACGCAGATCAGACACTTGTTATGCCTTCCAGGAAGTTCCCAATACTTCACCTGAATTCTCTGTGAACCAGTGAAAATACACAGAATGTAGAAAGTAAAAGCAAAGTCTCCCTGGAGACCTGGAGAGTATGGTGTGATGTCATGGTGGCCTTGTGTCcgttataaaaaatatattacattttaaaagtcaaactCCATATCTCAGGTGAGGCATGATGGTACCAAGGCATGTAATCTGAACTGCTTTGgtgaaaagcaaaactgagCATTATAATATGTAAGCTAAGTCACATTGGGTTACAGCATCCTGCTAAGAAAATGGTATAATGAGGTAGTGCAAAGTGTATCCATTAGGACTCATTACATTGTACTGCTGGCCATAGATGAGGACAAGAAATAGAGCTGTACATTGACATTTATCTCAACCTGTTCTCAAGCTTTAACgttgtaatttttattttggaatgaCCCCTTTGCCAAAATACCTAGCACCTACTGTTCTCATTTTAGAAACTATCACTTGCATCAttaaattgtacaaaaaaaaaaaaagagactgacAAGAGTTTGACATTGACATTTCTCTGACACCCTTTTGAAGGGCTTTCCCAGGAGCAAGGTGCTGTAGCACTAAAGGCTTATCTTAGGGGAGGAATTTTGTGAGAAACTCATGCAAATGATTAAAGGCATCTATGCAGACCTTTAAGCATTCTTTATGTTAGCGCTGTCAGAAAATATCTTCCCATTCATGCCCATCTTGTATACATTGAAATGTTAATGTGgaagttttttaaaataacccCTAATAAAAAGCAAAAGGGTCATTCTTTGACACACTGtaccactggaaaaaaaaacagcattttcaaattATATATTATGCATATCATTAGAAAAAAGAAGGCTGATTGGATAACGCAGCGACACTCCCTGTGAACTTGTTTTCAGGTATTAAATATGATTAGCCTTTCAGTTACATAAATTGGCATTGCAGAACACACAATAACTGCGTAAAAAGGTCTAAGGGAATTAAGATTACATTTTAGACTCGTAACAtgcttttttcattcaattGACTACTGAATGAGCTCAATACAACGCTTGCTGAAATCAGAACTTTAGAGGGTTTAGCAAGCTAACTACTTTGTGgtaaacacttttttcctgCAATCACACCTAACATCACTTTTTGGAGCCACTTTCACCTAATTTCCTGACCTCACTGTAAACCTTGAATACATTTAAAGTTGCCCACATTTTCAGACCATTACCCATGCACTACCAACATAGTGATGGGTCATGATTCTTAATGCATCTTAGCAACAGCACCACACTCTCTAAGTCAGGTCTATTAATAGGCTGAGCATAGTTGAAATCTTGCCAATTAGCTTGTAAAGAGACATCTGACTGAGGTTTTCCACATTACACTGGTTTTCCATAAACCACTTTCAGTTTTTAAACAGACCTTTGACAATATGTGAACTTAAATGATCCATGAATGATGCAATCTGTTCATCTTGCCACTTTCAATTGCTTCCTAAGGGTGCTAGTTGGGCCTCtttgaaaaggaaatggaaCAGGTAAACAGCTTGAGGCTACCTTGCAAATGTGGCATCTGTGGGTGCAGATACTCACAGATGCTCCAAGCAGTGAATACCACTACCACATGGAATCTGGCAAGACTGTCAGCAAGCTAACATTTAGTTTACTGTGAAGTCTAGCAATGTAAATCAAGCAAGTAAATTGGCAAAAGAATGACTGCAATGACTCAAGGAGGAAAATTTCAAGGATTTTCAAAGACCATGTGCCCTGTACATTGACTGAAATGTTCCACTGATTTCATGTTTGAACCCTGTATTCTCTTACTGAACCATGGATCCCTGCAAgttatgaaatacaaaaaaggcaCAATACCAGGACTGtgaccaaaatcaaaatgaggCTGCTGATGTCACCACTGCCAGCCTTATTCGCCTTGTCATCAAATGTTACACGAACCAATAATCAATTTCCTCAGTGACGGCAGACTGCAAGCAGGTGACTCGCAAAAACTGCAGAAACGCCAATTCAAAATGTCATGCAAGTACAGATGTACACGCATGTGGGGAATCAGACGAGTCATCTAGCAAAGAAAGAAGCGCCTGCTGTACAGCTGAGTGCTGAGGCATGACAATTGTTGCCTCAAAGCTGTCCAAGCGCACACAGCATGTCAAGTCtaccacactgctctctctctaaCCCCCATCATTACCACGAGGTGCTGAAACCAGGCCAGAGAccaccattttgaaaaatgaatcacTCATCTCACTTTAAATCAAGGAATCGAGCCATTCTAGTTCGGTAAGAATTGATGTTTATTGTATGTACATTTACTCCCGTGCCATGAGTTTCTgcttcttcagcttcttctgGGAAACCTGAGATGACAAGATACACATTAGTATTTTGATATACCCTCAAGGAATGACTAAGAACATTAATTTTCTATGAAAAAGTACATTTGGACATTAAACCTAAGTGTTCTGGGCACTTAAGCATGTGACAGGTGATACTATTTTGAAGGCAGGCAAGCAATA belongs to Megalops cyprinoides isolate fMegCyp1 chromosome 5, fMegCyp1.pri, whole genome shotgun sequence and includes:
- the nkx6.1 gene encoding homeobox protein Nkx-6.1, with protein sequence MLAVGQMDGSRQSAFLLSTPPLAALHSMTEMKTPLYPAYPLSSTGPASSTSPSATSPNPGGIPVSSPGIKPSAGLSSLGSPHQCSAATPHGINDILSRPSIVASGAAAAVAASSSAGILSGLPRFSSLSPPPPPGLYFSPSAAAAVAVARYPKPLTDLPGRTPIFWPGVMQSPHWRDARFACSPHQSSVLLDKDGKRKHTRPTFSGQQIFALEKTFEQTKYLAGPERARLAYSLGMTESQVKVWFQNRRTKWRKRHAAEMASAKKKQDSETERLKGASENEDDDDDYNKPLDPNSDDEKITQLLKKHKPNSSLHIHTSENESS